In Triticum aestivum cultivar Chinese Spring chromosome 5B, IWGSC CS RefSeq v2.1, whole genome shotgun sequence, the following proteins share a genomic window:
- the LOC123112894 gene encoding probable aquaporin PIP2-7: protein MSKEEVIAGGDTADVAVEKAPYWDPPPAPLLDTSELTRWSLYRAVIAEFVATLIFLYVSLATVIGYKSQSAAQPGTGVGYLGVAWAFGATIFVLVYCTGGVSGGHINPAVTFGLFVGRKLSLVRTVLYIVAQCLGAICGAGMVKGIAGASYETLGGGANSVADGVSIGAGLGAEIAGTFVLVYTVLSATDPKRTARDSFIPVLVPLPIGFAVFIVHLATIPITGTGINPARSLGAAVMYNQHKAWKDHWIFWVGPLLGATVAALYHRFVLRGEAAKALGSFRSTGAATART, encoded by the exons ATGTCCAAGGAGGAGGTGATCGCCGGCGGCGACACGGCCGACGTGGCCGTGGAGAAGGCGCCCTACTGGGACCCGCCGCCGGCCCCGCTGCTGGACACGAGCGAGCTGACCCGGTGGTCGCTGTACCGCGCGGTCATCGCCGAGTTCGTGGCCACGCTCATCTTCCTCTACGTCAGCCTCGCCACCGTCATCGGCTACAAGAGCCAGTCCGCCGCCCAGCCGGGCACCGGCGTCGGGTACCTCGGCGTCGCCTGGGCCTTCGGCGCCACCATCTTCGTCCTCGTCTACTGCACCGGCGGCGTCTcag GTGGCCACATCAACCCGGCGGTGACGTTCGGGCTGTTCGTGGGGAGGAAGCTGTCGCTGGTGCGCACGGTGCTGTACATCGTGGCGCAGTGCCTCGGCGCCATCTGCGGCGCCGGCATGGTGAAGGGGATCGCGGGGGCCAGCTACGAGACCCTCGGCGGCGGCGCGAACTCGGTGGCCGACGGCGTCTCgatcggggcagggctcggcgcgGAGATCGCCGGCACGTTCGTGCTGGTGTACACCGTGCTCTCCGCCACCGACCCCAAGCGCACCGCGCGCGACTCCTTCATCCCCGTGCTGGTGCCGCTGCCCATCGGCTTTGCCGTGTTCATCGTGCACCTGGCCACCATACCCATCACCGGCACCGGCATCAACCCGGCCAGGAGCCTCGGCGCCGCCGTCATGTACAACCAGCACAAGGCATGGAAGGACCAC TGGATATTCTGGGTGGGGCCGCTCCTCGGCGCGACGGTGGCTGCGTTGTACCACCGGTTCGTGCTGCGCGGCGAGGCCGCCAAGGCGCTGGGCTCGTTCAGGAGCACCGGCGCCGCCACCGCACGAACCTAA